CATCGCTGTTTCAGCTGCCTTTAGGGGTGGGTCCCCTTTCTCAATGCGATCGGCAATTTCCTCGCTCACAACAATGGCATCGTCCACAACAATGCCTGTTGCAAGAATCAGCCCGAACAGAATCAAACTGTTGATATCTGAACCGCTGAGGCGGATCACCAACAAGCTGCCTACCAAGGAAATGGGTACGGCGATTCCTGGCACCATGGCTAATCGCCATCGCCCCAGGAAAAGCACCAAAACAACTAAAACGAGCAGGACTGCATCGCGGAGAGTCGCAATGGTGCGGTCGAGATTGGCCTGGATGGTGTCGGCCGAATCGACGATGGTTTGCATCGTGATGCCGGGCGGAAATCCAGATTCGAGTTTTGCGAGATTGCTGCGGATGCTTCGGCTGAGAGCAAGGGCGTTCACTCCATCTCTTTGATAAATCCCTACAGCAACGGAGCGTTCTCCCTGAAGATTGATCGCAGCTCTTCCATAACTGCGTTGTCCAAGGCTGACGCGGCCGACATCTTTGAGTCGAATCAGTCCCCCATTGCCCAATCGTTTGATCACCAGGTTTTCCAGTTCGTCCTGGCTGCGCAAGCGACCGTCGGCTTCGATAGGAAGGCTGAGCAGTTGTCCTATTGGAGCCGGTGCGCTGCCGAGAGCGCCGATCGCTGCCAGAACGTTTTGCTCAATGAGCGCTGTGCTCACATCCGTAATCGTGAGATTGGCTTGCTCCAGCTTTTGAGGATCCATCCACAGGCGATAGGCCAATTCGCTGCTTCCGAACACACGAATGTCGCCCACTCCTCCAACGGATCTGAGCGATTCTCTGAGCGACTGTTCCAGCCAGCCTGGGAGAAAGGTGGGGACGTAGAGATCTTGAGGATGGCTAAAGCCCAGGATCATCAGTAAGTCGCTAGAGGAGCGATTCACGCTGAGCCCCTGGCGAGTAACGGCTTGCGGCAATCGGCGCAGCGCCAAATTCACTTCGTTTTGGACCTTGATCGCGTTGAGTTGAGGGTTGCCTTTCTTAAAGCGAAGACTGATCCTTGATTGCCCTTCACTGCTGGTGGACTGAATGCTGTCGAGATCACTGAGACCGTTGAGCTGTTGCTCCAGCACGGTTGTGACGCTCTGTTCCACTACATCAGGAGATGCAGCGGGGAAGCGTGCTGTCACGTTGACCTGGGTTGGGGCCAATTGGGGTAAGTCTTCCAGGCCCAAGCCAGACAGCGACACAAGTCCTGCCAGCAGGACGAGCAGGCTGCAGACAACGGTGAGGACAGGCCGCCGCAGAAACGGCTGGGAGATGGACCGCAAGGCGGCAACTGCTGCAAAACCAGATTGATCCTGGCAGTTGAAAGCCCCGGTTGAGCGAGTTTTCGCTCAACCGGGGCTTTGGTGGTCTGTGGACGCCTGGGTTGGCGAGGCTTAGCCCACGCTCCAGACTCCACCCGCGATATCAACCAGTGGTGCGACCAAGGCCGTTCCTGTGAGGAACCATGCAAAGGCAGCTCCACCACATCCGCCAAGCCAGAATCCGCTAGCAAATTCAGCCCAGCCTGCTTTGGTGAACAGATCAGCAGGAGGATTGTCGATCGTGGCGTCAGCGGGCTGGACGTTGGGTCCATTTCCTGCGCTGCCGTAGATCGACATACAGATGGTCAAGATTGAAACCAATCCAATCGTGGCCAAGAGCCCCGCTGTGGTCGCGTAGTCCGTTGAGCGCATCGGCCCACACACCGTGAAGGGTCCATAGAGGAAGAATCCATGGGCCATGCCAATTTCAAGACCACGGCGGTTGGGAGATAAAGCCGGGCGATAGGCGGGCAAGGCATTGAGGAAGGCCTTGCTGAAGTAGCTGCTATTTACAGGTGTGGACAGGTTGCCGACGGTGGGATCGGCGACGGGGGTCACTGTCATGGAAGGAAAGGCGAGTTGGTTGCGATGTGCAGAGGTGATCTGGGGGGTCTCCGCCGATCAGTCAGTGGCTTCGATCACATTGAAAAGCAGAGCCATAGCCACGGCTGGTCCCATGATTCCCACAAGGGGGACAAACACCGAGGGCATCCAGGCAGCGACGAATTCTCCGGTCATGGCGACGCCAAAAGGTCCTTATTTACTGTATAGAAAGCCCTTGATGCGGTCCGTCCTCAATCGGGACGGCGACATAAAAGTTCAATCCTTCGTCTTCGCGATTTCTTTCCGATGAATCAGCTCATTGCCGGTGGCGCTGCGTTTGTTTTGGTTCTTGTTTTGTGGGGATTCGGGCGGCGTCCCTCCAAAACAATCCTGAGCAGTACAGATGCGGGCATGGTTGCGGCCATCAACCGAGCGCAACTTGGGCTTGTGGATGGAGGCTCGGACGACGGGTCGCCTGCGTCTGAGCCGATTGGCGATGACGCAAGCGCAGAGCCGCTCTGGCAGAGACCTTGCTCAGAAGCTCAAGCGATGGCCTTAAGAAAGCAATTGCTGCATGCTTTTAACCACGGTCATCCTGATGAGCGCTTGCGGGCCATTCAAATCGCCTGTGAATGGGGGCATCGCTCCACCGTGCCCCTGCTCAGGAGGGGGCTGCGAGATGTGGACGCTCGCATCGTGCAGCTATCAGCTGCCGCAATCGAACCTCATCGTGGCGGCCCTGCCCCTGCCCCTGCTCAATCTGTACGGCCCCCGCGCAACGTGGCGCGGATGCGATAAATCGGTCTCCCTTGGCTTTCGTGATAGGTGCGAATGAGCAGCTCTGCCAACAGTCCAAAGCAGAACAATTGAATGCCTGCCAACCCCAAAACCACCGCCAGCGTCAGCAGGGGACGGTTGCCAATATCTGCTCCTTGAAGCTTGATCAGCAGGAGGTAGCTGCTGGAAATCACGCTCAACGCAATCGCAATCAATCCGGCGAATCCAAAGACATACATCGGACGCGTGAGGAATCGCTTCATAAACCACACGGTGAGGAGGTCCATGAGCACCCGGAAGGTGCGATCAATGCCATATTTACTGCTGCCGTACTGCCTTGCCCGATGATTCACTTTCACCTCGGTGATCCGTGCGCCTTCGATGAAAGCCAATGCGGGCAGGAAGCGATGAAGCTCTCCATACAGGCGCATGTCCGAGAGAACGGCCCGGTCGTAGGCCTTCAGTGAGCAGCCGTAGTCATGGAGCTTCACGCCTGTGACCCTGCCGATCAGTCGGTTGGCGATGCGCGAGGGCAACTTGCGCTGGAGTTCGGCATCCTGGCGTTGGTGACGCCAGCCGCTCACGAGGTCATAGCCCTCCCGCAGCTTCGCCAGGAGCAAGGGGATGTCGGCTGGATCATTCTGTAAGTCGCCGTCCAAGCTGACGATGACCCGGCCACGGGCCACGTCAAAACCAGCGGCCATCGCAGCGGTTTGACCGTAGTTTTTGCGCAGGAGCACGCCAACGAGCTCTGGGACCTCCTGACTCACCTGCGCGAGCACGGCTGCGGTCTGATCAGACGACCCATCATTCACGAGAACCAGCTCGAAGCGCTCGCCTGCGGGCCGCAGGGATGCGAGAAGTTGCTCGACAAGTTCGGGCAGGCTCTCCTCTTCGTTGTAGAGCGGCACCACTACGGATACGTCGAGACTGCTCTCCCCGTTTGCGGATGCGTTTGAGGGTGCTGCTGGGCTCAGAGACATCCAGATGTGGAGCGATCCGAGCAACTTAATCCGGCATCGAGGGATCTCTTCAAGGAAGCGTGGAGCCGTCATGGCAGCGCGTCACCCTGCCGGCTCCGCGAAGTTCGGATCGGTAGTGGCAGGCCACTGGGTGTTGGTCAGAGGGGTGGATGCTGTCGATGCCAATCCCGTTGCGCCCGTGCTCCTGCCCCGAACTATGCATGTAGCGACCTTGTCCGAGGTGGATGGCCACATGGGTGCAACGCTGTGCCGTGCCAAAAAACAACAAATCTCCAGGGCGCAGCAGTTGAGCATTCCCGGGGCGGACTGCCACGGGGCTGCAGAACCGTTCCTGTTGGTAAGCATCCCGAGGTAACCAGATGCTTTGGCTGGCAAAGGCGGTTTGTACAAGGCCTGAACAGTCGAGATCAGGACCGACGGTCCCCCCCCATAGATAGTGATTTGGGATCTGAGCAGCGTCCTTCAGCCAACGAAGCACAAATGGAAGACGCTTTTGGATGCTCTCTGCATCGAGGAGGCGAGGACGCCAGTTGCTGCGCGCTACGGCCTGACCCTTGAGGTCATCGATGGCCATCCAACAGGGGTATCCATCCTCAAGCAAAGCTGTTTTGACGCGATGGGCGCTCGCAAGCGGATCGGCCAGAACTCGAAACCCTCTGCCAGCGCACGCTTGCGTCGCTAAGCCGCTGCCATGACTGCGCGCATACCCTTGAACATCCACATTCAATGTCCAACAGCTTCCTTTGCTCAGCTGTGCGGGAGTGAGGGCTGTGCCTAGGGTCGGCATTGACTGATGCCTGTGCTATGGCGTTCTACCGTGCCGAGCCGGCGATGCAGGATTACCTCGTCGGCTTGATCGATCGATTCGCTGAGCAGGGCCGCCCTGGATTGCACGAGCAGATTGCCGTGAATTGGGTGCGTTACGACCAAGCCAATCTGACGACGGGGAGCGGATTTGGTGCTGCCTGGGCTGATCAGAAACCGCTCTATCCAGCGAGCGTTGTGAAATTGGTTTATGCCGTTGGGGTTGAGGCTTGGCTGCAAAAGGGTCTCCTTCTGGAAACGGCGGAGTTACGGCGTGCCGTCAACGACATGATCGCTCTGTCCAGCAACGATGCCACTGGATTGGTGATGGACTATCTAACGGGCACCTCCAGTGGGCCAGACCTGCAGGGCGAAGCATGGGTGAGCTGGCAGCGTCAGCGTCAATTGGTGAATGAGTGGTTGTTGGATTTTGGCTGGGCTGAGTTTGAACGGGTGAACTGCTGCCAGAAAACCTGGGGGGATGGGCCCTATGGGAGGGAACAGAGGTTTTATGGCGAGAACAACAGCAACCGCAATGCCTTAACAACTGCCGCCGTCTCTCGGTTGTTAGAGGCGGTGATGACCGACGGCCTGCTCTCCCCTCCGGCTTGTCAGCGGCTGCGTTCAGCGCTCGCACGCTCTTTAGATCAGGGCGACAGGAGCGCTGATCCTGAAAATCAGGTGGATGGTTTTCTTGGCGAAGGCCTACCAGAGAACAGCAGGCTATGGAGCAAAGCCGGATGGATGAGTCAGGCCAGGCATGACGCCGCTTGGTGGACTGATCCTGAGGGCATAGCCCAGATGCTGGTGGTGTTCAGCGTGGGTCCTGAACGTGCCAATGACAACCAGTTTTTGCCGGGGATTGCGAGGGAGTTGGCTGCTTTTCGCTAGGTTTTTTAAGTCATTATTTGCCTAGATCCGTAGCTCTTGCCTTAGTAAGAAAGAGTGCTGTTGTTGCAGCTTTTAGTTGATATGTGCATCTTTTGAGGTGCTATGGCTTTGCATTAATTTTGTTTTGATCTCTTGCTTGCCAAGCGCTCATTTGGGTCGATGAAGGTTTTTATTCGACTGGTGATCTAAAAATTAAGTCTTTGATGAATCGCAGAGATGTTTGCGGCATGGCAGTGAATCAGGTTGATGCGTGCTAATGGTTATTGCGTAGTCTTGAGGAAAGATTGTCTTTTAGTCCTATTTGCTTGGGCCTTGGTATGGAGGTTTTGGCTGAACGTTGCCGAATCCTGAAAATCTTTAGAGGCCCTTTAAGGAATTTGAATGACACTTGTTTTTGATCAGAGTGAGGAATCAATCATGAAGGTGTGAAGTATTTCGTGAGCAATCTCTATGGGTTCCATGTTTGCATTCACAGTCAAGTGAAGTAACAACAGAGAATTGTTTGAAACGGAGAGGGAGGGATTCGAACCCTCGACAGAAGTTGCCTCCTGTAACTCCTTAGCAGGGAGCCGCTTTCAACCACTCAGCCACCTCTCCAGCAGCAACATCATCTTACCAAGAGGTGTGCCAAATGCTCAAATCGCTAAGCGCGGCAAGCGATGTTTGAAACTGCAGAGCACTTCCCAGGGGATTGAATCCGCAAGTTCCGCCCAGGATCTAGGGCTGATGGTTTGTTCTTCATCACGGCCCAGCAGAGTCACAACATCACCGCTGTCCAAGCCCTGGTGATCCGTTGCATCGAGGATCAGCTGATCCATGGTGATGGCTCCTACTTGAGGCAGCGAGTGGCCAGCATGTAGGGCGTGGATGCGTCCTGAAAGGCAGCGGCTCACTCCATCGGCATAGCCGATGCTGACAACGGCCAGACGACTGGGTCGCTGAGTGACAAAGCGGTGCCCATAGCTGACCCCAACCCCTGCAGGGACTTCGCGGATCAGGCTCACTTTGGCCTTAACGCTCAGCGCAGGCTCCAGGTTGAGAATCCCATCGAGATGTTCGCTGGGGCAGTGACCGTAGAGAGCGAGTCCCACGCGCACAAGGTCGTGGTGAAGGCGCGAATCCCGCAGGGTCCCCGCTGAGTTGGCGAGATGCCGCTTCAAGGTTGGGCTTCGCAGTTCGCGTGTGATGCTTTCGAAGCGTTCTTCCTGGAGCGTGGTGACCTGGGCTGCCTGCCCGTCGCGTTCTCCATCCGCTAGGGCTAGGTGGCTGTAAATGCCACAAAGGTGGAGTTGATCCAGCTGTTGGATGGCGTGGGCCAGCCGGTTGCCCTCTTTCCAGTCACAGCCCAGGCGGGTCATCCCCGTGTCCAGCTTGAGTTGCACGGGGAAACGTCGCCCACTTCTATCTGCCAGGTTTTGACAGAGCAAGGCCTCACGCATACTGCTGAGGGTGGGCATCAGCCGCCATTGCAGGCAGGCTCTGAGGTCATCGGGCTGGGAGAGATGCCCCAACACCAGCACCGGCTGATCAAGCCCTGCATTCCGAAGGTCGATTCCCTCCTGGAGTGTGGCGACACCAAAGCTCGTGGCACCACCACGAACAGAGGCTTTGGCCACGGTTTCTGCTCCGTGGCCATAGCCGTCGGCTTTGACGACAGCCATGAGATCACAGGAAGGACCAAGGTGGCGTTTTAGAGCACGGGCATTCGCTTCGATGGCAGAGTCCGACACCTCCAGCCAGGCGCGCTGGCGTGGGTTGGTCTCCGTTGGATCCTGAACCCAGGGAGAGTTTTGGTTGTCGGCGATCTGATCTCGCATGCGAGCAGGGTAGTGAAGATCACAGAGACGTCCCTGTGATTCTCGATAACATTCTTATAACTGGAGGGTTGGAATGGGCCAAGTTCTGGTTCTCAACGCCTCCTATGAACCCCTGAACATCACAACTTGGCGGCGAGCCATGGTGATGTTGATGAAAGGAAAAGCGGAAGGATTGGAGCACGACGAAAGCAAGTTGATCCGTCAAGGCACCCATCTGCCGACGGTGATTCGTCTTGTTCAGTTCGTAAGGGTGCCTTTTCGCCAACTTCCTTTGACGCGTCGAAACGTGTTTCAGAGGGACAACCATTGCTGTCAGTACTGCGGC
This portion of the Synechococcus sp. ROS8604 genome encodes:
- a CDS encoding photosystem I reaction center subunit XI codes for the protein MTVTPVADPTVGNLSTPVNSSYFSKAFLNALPAYRPALSPNRRGLEIGMAHGFFLYGPFTVCGPMRSTDYATTAGLLATIGLVSILTICMSIYGSAGNGPNVQPADATIDNPPADLFTKAGWAEFASGFWLGGCGGAAFAWFLTGTALVAPLVDIAGGVWSVG
- a CDS encoding photosystem I reaction center subunit VIII, whose protein sequence is MTGEFVAAWMPSVFVPLVGIMGPAVAMALLFNVIEATD
- a CDS encoding glycosyltransferase family 2 protein is translated as MSLSPAAPSNASANGESSLDVSVVVPLYNEEESLPELVEQLLASLRPAGERFELVLVNDGSSDQTAAVLAQVSQEVPELVGVLLRKNYGQTAAMAAGFDVARGRVIVSLDGDLQNDPADIPLLLAKLREGYDLVSGWRHQRQDAELQRKLPSRIANRLIGRVTGVKLHDYGCSLKAYDRAVLSDMRLYGELHRFLPALAFIEGARITEVKVNHRARQYGSSKYGIDRTFRVLMDLLTVWFMKRFLTRPMYVFGFAGLIAIALSVISSSYLLLIKLQGADIGNRPLLTLAVVLGLAGIQLFCFGLLAELLIRTYHESQGRPIYRIRATLRGGRTD
- a CDS encoding C40 family peptidase → MPTLGTALTPAQLSKGSCWTLNVDVQGYARSHGSGLATQACAGRGFRVLADPLASAHRVKTALLEDGYPCWMAIDDLKGQAVARSNWRPRLLDAESIQKRLPFVLRWLKDAAQIPNHYLWGGTVGPDLDCSGLVQTAFASQSIWLPRDAYQQERFCSPVAVRPGNAQLLRPGDLLFFGTAQRCTHVAIHLGQGRYMHSSGQEHGRNGIGIDSIHPSDQHPVACHYRSELRGAGRVTRCHDGSTLP
- a CDS encoding serine hydrolase, whose protein sequence is MAFYRAEPAMQDYLVGLIDRFAEQGRPGLHEQIAVNWVRYDQANLTTGSGFGAAWADQKPLYPASVVKLVYAVGVEAWLQKGLLLETAELRRAVNDMIALSSNDATGLVMDYLTGTSSGPDLQGEAWVSWQRQRQLVNEWLLDFGWAEFERVNCCQKTWGDGPYGREQRFYGENNSNRNALTTAAVSRLLEAVMTDGLLSPPACQRLRSALARSLDQGDRSADPENQVDGFLGEGLPENSRLWSKAGWMSQARHDAAWWTDPEGIAQMLVVFSVGPERANDNQFLPGIARELAAFR
- the alr gene encoding alanine racemase, producing the protein MRDQIADNQNSPWVQDPTETNPRQRAWLEVSDSAIEANARALKRHLGPSCDLMAVVKADGYGHGAETVAKASVRGGATSFGVATLQEGIDLRNAGLDQPVLVLGHLSQPDDLRACLQWRLMPTLSSMREALLCQNLADRSGRRFPVQLKLDTGMTRLGCDWKEGNRLAHAIQQLDQLHLCGIYSHLALADGERDGQAAQVTTLQEERFESITRELRSPTLKRHLANSAGTLRDSRLHHDLVRVGLALYGHCPSEHLDGILNLEPALSVKAKVSLIREVPAGVGVSYGHRFVTQRPSRLAVVSIGYADGVSRCLSGRIHALHAGHSLPQVGAITMDQLILDATDHQGLDSGDVVTLLGRDEEQTISPRSWAELADSIPWEVLCSFKHRLPRLAI
- a CDS encoding HNH endonuclease: MGQVLVLNASYEPLNITTWRRAMVMLMKGKAEGLEHDESKLIRQGTHLPTVIRLVQFVRVPFRQLPLTRRNVFQRDNHCCQYCGSRTEQLSIDHVIPRSRGGGDSWDNITTACLSCNVRKGSRTPEEAGMPLTRVPSRPHSSLSFEAVRQIDSGRYLEWAKYVIGA